In Helianthus annuus cultivar XRQ/B chromosome 9, HanXRQr2.0-SUNRISE, whole genome shotgun sequence, the following are encoded in one genomic region:
- the LOC110875403 gene encoding uncharacterized protein LOC110875403, translating to MARVDERLDQVVNQLTDRMADLINRRRQGPNDGYGSDFSNPFGDGSASEDEQEGRPRGERGGGNRRWDSGIRVNIPEFDGSSLNPEGFIDWLATVEEVFEYKEVPENKRVALIATRLRGRASAWWQQLKLTRNRLGKSRIVTWTKMKKFLRSNFLPHNFQRLMYQRLQNLKQGAKSVDDYTTEFYQLIARNDIQEPEEQLVSRYIGGLRVQIMEAVNLFDPLTIPEAHQRALAFEKQNRRVGGSFTPAGGNVGSGSGAPRGGPSQGKPGGSNTGPTSKGASSSGPRCFNCGETGHRQAECKKAGKRHLFAESEDEQYEEYENNPVYDEETEYEEEVVTGDVGVNLVVRRSCYTPKADGDDWLKHNIFHSTCTILGKVCTFVIDSGSCDNLISEEAVQKLALKTESHPKPYKLQWLKKGGEVTVSKRALVSISIGSTYKDDVVCDVVPMDACHLLLGRPWEYERNIEHNGRSNTYSFLFGGVKITLVPSKPKQLATKQSGTLLTISQFQDELEEADNVFILIGKPVAEEVDIPECMVPLFEEFVDVFPDDLPAGLPPLRDIQHHIDLEPGS from the coding sequence ATGGCGAGAGTGGATGAGCGGTTGGATCAAGTGGTCAATCAGTTGACTGATCGGATGGCCGATTTGATCAATCGTAGGAGGCAGGGACCCAATGACGGGTATGGTTCTGATTTTAGTAACCCATTTGGTGACGGTTCGGCTTCCGAAGACGAACAGGAAGGGAGACCAAGGGGTGAACGTGGAGGGGGCAACAGGCGTTGGGATTCTGGGATTAGagttaatattccagaatttGATGGGTCTAGTTTGAATCCAGAGGGGTTCATCGATTGGTTGGCTACCGTGGAGGAGGTGTTTGAATACAAGGAGGTGCCTGAAAATAAGCGGGTGGCCTTGATCGCTACCAGGTTACGTGGTAGGGCCTCTGCGTGGTGGCAACAGTTGAAGTTAACACGAAACAGGCTCGGGAAGTCAAGGATCGTGACATGGACCAAGATGAAAAAATTCTTGCGGTCCAACTTTTTGCCTCATAACTTTCAAAGGTTGATGTACCAGCGTCTGCAGAATTTAAAACAGGGGGCTAAATCGGTTGATGATTATACAACTGAGTTTTACCAGTTGATTGCAAGGAATGATATTCAAGAACCGGAGGAGCAACTTGTCTCCCGGTATATTGGGGGTCTAAGGGTTCAGATCATGGAGGCTGTGAATCTTTTTGATCCGTTAACCATTCCTGAGGCACACCAACGGGCGTTGGCCTTTGAGAAGCAAAACCGTCGGGTGGGCGGTTCATTTACCCCCGCTGGGGGAAACGTTGGGTCAGGCAGTGGGGCACCTCGTGGCGGGCCTAGTCAGGGGAAGCCGGGGGGTAGTAATACCGGGCCTACTTCTAAGGGGGCTAGCAGTAGTGGTCCGaggtgtttcaattgtggtgagacGGGCCATCGTCAAGCTGAGTGCAAAAAGGCTGGTAAAAGACACTTATTTGCTGAGTCTGAAGATGAACAGTATGAGGAGTATGAGAATAACCCAGTCTACGATGAAGAAACTGAATATGAAGAGGAGGTTGTGACTGGTGATGTTGGGGTGAATTTGGTGGTTAGACGTTCTTGCTATACACCAAAGGCAGATGGGGATGATTGGCTGAAGCATAACATCTTCCACTCAACATGCACTATTTTGGGAAAGGTTTGCACGTTCGTCATCGATTCCGGGAGTTGCGACAATCTGATTTCTGAAGAGGCAGTCCAAAAGTTGGCCTTGAAGACAGAGAGTCACCCGAAACCGTACAAGCTTCAATGGCTGAAAAAGGGAGGTGAAGTGACGGTATCTAAAAGAGCACTGGTTTCAATTTCCATTGGGTCCACGTACAAGGATGATGTCGTGTGTGATGTGGTCCCTATGGACGCGTGTCACTTATTGTTGGGCAGGCCTTGGGAGTACGAGCGTAATATAGAACATAACGGGCGGTCCAATACGTATAGTTTCCTGTTTGGTGGTGTGAAGATCACTCTTGTTCCTAGCAAGCCTAAGCAATTAGCCACGAAACAGTCGGGCACTCTGTTGACCATTAGTCAGTTTCAAGATGAGTTGGAGGAAGcagacaatgtttttattttgattgggAAGCCTGTGGCCGAGGAAGTCGACATTCCTGAATGTATGGTTCCGTTATtcgaggagtttgttgatgttttcccagATGATTTACCTGCCGGGTTGCCACCCCTACGAGACATCCAACATCACATTGATTTGGAACCGGGGTCCTAG